The genomic stretch GAGCTGAACTTGTTCTCTACGGAAGTTGTATACACTATAGGATTCGATGTTCTGAAGCAGTCAGTGTCTGTTGGTGATAACAGCATCAATTTCCTCAAATCCCTTTCTTTGACCAGCATTAATGTAACTGGAGATATTCTTGAATACTTATTGTCACGGTGTAGTCTCTTGGAAAAGCTATATGTTGAAGATTCACGAACACTTGTGAGATTGAAGGTTGCCGGTTTATCTGGCAAGTTGAAGCAGTTGGCAATACGTTGTTGCGAGAATTTAGAAAAACTTGAGATTGATGCCACCAATCTCATATATTTTGAATATTTCCCTATAAATGCTTGTACTAATTTAGTGTTCACGAGCATGCCGGTGGTGTTCATTGAAGCAAGTTTTGGTGGGAACTGTGTTGGTTTTGATAACACAATCGTTCGCGATATCTCACACATTGCTGCACAGATCTCCAAGCTTTCCTTCAATCTGATGGTCAGTATTTTTTCCTGTTTTGGTGGTTACTCGTAATTTATGCATCATGAAGTTGAGTTTAGACCCGTGTTTTGGGCCACTATTAACCAAAAAGATTTTAGTAGCTTACGGTGATCCTTTTCCGTGACTTAGAATTGTGAGATCCCTACTGGAGTTCTGCCCTCTTTCTGCAATCTAAAGCAGTTGAATTTGCTAGTTGATGGCGATGTGGTGTTTGACCTTGTAGCCATAACACACTTTTTGAAGGCATGCCCATTGCTGCGCGGATTTAAGTTGGAGGTAATAGTCTACTTGCAAGTTAATATTGTTGTATCATCATCTTAAAGTTGCTCTCTAATCCTTGAATGTTGTGTCGGACACGTGTACTGGTTCTTGAAGTGAAGTTGAACTCAGTTGAAGTAACATAGATGATTTCCTGTCTTTCACTTTCTTGCAAGCGATTGATTCAAGGATGTTTACTCCAAAATGTTAGTGAgtaggggtgggcataatccggtccggaccggaaaaatggaccggaatctagtggaccggaaccggaattaaaaattctggtccggtctccggtccaccattttcTAAGATTCCGGTTTCCGGTCCGGGACCGGTATTTTCCGGTCCAGAACGGTTTGGACCGGAATTCTCAAAAATATAGATATTTgcaatttttttcttaaaattatatttttaatcCGGTCTGATGGACCGGAATTTGTAAAAGTGGGCATGTAATGACAaattccggtccaaccggtccggtcTTGGTCCGGAATTTTTCATGTCCGGTCCCGGTTCATGATTTTTGTCGATTTCAGTTCCGGTCCGatccggtccggttttggaccggttCCCAGCCCTAGTTGTGAGAAAATGGCTATGTTGCTTGAGTTGGTGAATCAATTATTTGACGATTGTTAACGATTCAGAGTTCAAGTCGATTTCTTTGGCTTTGCATTGCAATTAAACAGATTTTTAATCTCGCAGATTGCGTGGCTTAGTGACAATGATGATCCGTGGAGGGAGGCTTATGAGCTGCAGAAAGTGGACCTATCTAGCGGGAATGCAATACGAGATAATGTCGAGTTTGAGAAGGTGTTTGGGTGGGCGTACTTTGAAGCAATGGAAGACAGAGAGCTAGAGCGGACAACTCATCCAAATCTTAAAGTAGTGGAGGTAGTTGGGTTTAACGGCTGCAATGCGGACGTTGATCTAATACTTTTTCTCGTGGTTTTCGCGTGTAATCTTGAGACCATAATATGCGACCCTAAACGTTGTTTTTGTGATCGTACGGTTGTTGAGGTTATTGAAGCCTCCAAAAGTCGGGCTGCTAAACTTAGGAATCTTATTCCACCTAAGATCAGACTGGTTATTAACTAAGAGCTTGTTTGGATGACGGTGTTTTTGGAGCGAAAGGGGAGATGAGTAAAGGGAAATTAAAGCCACATTTTCTTAGTTCTCGTGCGGAGTGGAGGAAGTATATATTATTAAATTTGAAAAACGCATCTCGTGTGTTTATCGAGTACAGTTTTGTGTGATACTTTATTCTCCATTaattccacttttattgtcctCTTTCTTCTAAAAGATTCTAATTAATTACGGTAAATAGGTGAATTACCACTTTCTCTATTAAAATGAAGCATATATTACTCAACCCAATTTCATTTTTCGTAATAAATTAGCACAACCTATGCAACGCGCAACTACCACCACCAGTCACTACCGAATACTCGAAGAGGGAGTAATAAGATCTCCTCCTCAATATTCACGCTTTATTATAATATATTAAAGGGTTTTTCTAACGCAGAGGGAGTAATAAGACCTCCTCCTCAATATTCACGCTTTATTATAATATATTAAAGGGTTTTTCTAACGCACGTGTATTAAATTAGCTGAGAAACATTTTACTACAAAATGTCAAAATGTGTGACTATTAAAATCTACactgtaacaaaaaaaaaaaagtctccACTCAGTCCAATTCCCTCAAaacattttaaattaaaaaaaaaactggaGAAATGTCATCATCTTCCACATTTATAATCCTTACATTTGCTAGAATTTCAGCTGCATTAGTTGCACTTCTTGTTCTTACATGGGCTCTTACTTTCAAGACCAGCTTTACTCCTCACTCTCCCTTTTCTCAACAAAAGTTCATTTATAATGTAACTATACCCACTCCCTCTTCATTCCCATTTCATAGAATAAAACCGTCTTCCAGTATGAGACCGTCTTACACTTTGAGCTAATGGtggtattattttttttattaccaGGTGTTGCATCCTTTGTTAATGGTTATTGGGTTCATTATCATTAGTGGAGAAGGTAATAGCTAAAACTTTAAACTCCATATTTTGTTTCACAAATTATAATTTGTTGTTAATATACGAGTTATCTTTTTACACAGTAGGACCGTCTCATagaataattactgattttgttTTATTGTGCAATGTTTAATGCAAATTGAGGGAAAATATTAATGGGTTTTTGTTAATTTTTATGAATGTTAGCAATATTGGTACATAGATGGATGCCAGGATCAAGAAATGTGAAGAAAACAGTGCATTTGGGAATGCAAGGAGTGGCATTGAGTTGTGGAGTATTTGGGATTTGGACTAAATTTTATGGAAATAATGGGATTGTTGCTAATTTCTACAGCTTACATTCTTGGATGGGTTTGTTTTGTGTCTTCCTCTTCACTATTCAGGTATTAATACTCTCTACTATACCGATTTTGTTTAGTAAAACTAGCTGAAAAGTTGTCAAATAGAGCAATATTCGACAGTCTATTAACATTCTAATAACGACCTTGATAATATAATGCATTTGACATTTGCATtgtaaatttcattttatttttggaaAAATCATAATGAATGTGGATTATGGATTGAACAACTTTAGTGCTGCATATGGGTGAGTTGCTACTTGCTAGAGACAAGGGACTAGTGAGTAGTGAGTAGTGAGTAGTGGTCCAGTTGAACAGTTTCACACTTTTATGATTAAGATGCCGGCCACAACACTCCTTAGTCTTTACTCTTGGTATCCTAAGGATACAAAAGCAGTTTTGTCTTGGGCTGGGAATTACACGTCCATCTCGGTCAATTTCTTTTTTTGGGTGTTTTAAGTCAATAGTTTACGTTTCTGTTTTGGGTATGTCGTTTTGCTCTCTACTtaattttttattaatattaaaagcAAGTCATCTCTCTTTATACCTTGGTCATTGTGTATGGAGTACTCCGTATCCTGCTGTGTATGTGTATGTGTATGTGTATGTGTATGTACATGTCGTATTGTT from Silene latifolia isolate original U9 population chromosome 2, ASM4854445v1, whole genome shotgun sequence encodes the following:
- the LOC141644033 gene encoding putative F-box/FBD/LRR-repeat protein At5g62970: MATLFSAERDCDYGEDRISELPDDIRLTFLSAMGMKEAAKTSILSKEWRYLWAKRIHLDFNHLILLPESKPDPSNIYSFVVEQKNKYINWINQVVDLHCSPCIDTFRVAFRFDASDAHHIDKWVRFALLKKVQNLELNLFSTEVVYTIGFDVLKQSVSVGDNSINFLKSLSLTSINVTGDILEYLLSRCSLLEKLYVEDSRTLVRLKVAGLSGKLKQLAIRCCENLEKLEIDATNLIYFEYFPINACTNLVFTSMPVVFIEASFGGNCVGFDNTIVRDISHIAAQISKLSFNLMNCEIPTGVLPSFCNLKQLNLLVDGDVVFDLVAITHFLKACPLLRGFKLEIAWLSDNDDPWREAYELQKVDLSSGNAIRDNVEFEKVFGWAYFEAMEDRELERTTHPNLKVVEVVGFNGCNADVDLILFLVVFACNLETIICDPKRCFCDRTVVEVIEASKSRAAKLRNLIPPKIRLVIN
- the LOC141644049 gene encoding putative transmembrane ascorbate ferrireductase 4, encoding MSSSSTFIILTFARISAALVALLVLTWALTFKTSFTPHSPFSQQKFIYNVLHPLLMVIGFIIISGEAILVHRWMPGSRNVKKTVHLGMQGVALSCGVFGIWTKFYGNNGIVANFYSLHSWMGLFCVFLFTIQWIMGFLSFWHRGEARRARMTILPWHVFVGLYTYGLAVVTAETGLLEKLTFIQTTRNVSRHGSESVLVNGLGLGLALLSGAVILGAISPRPQQYVTSSAKLRYSNDKY